The sequence TCGTCAACGTGAGCATCTGGACCGATCTCGCCGCGGCCAAGCAATTGGACACGCTAGCAGCGATGCTCGCCCAGCGACCGATCCTCGAGGCGGCGGGCGTGCGCTTCGACAAGATCGCGAACTACGAGCCGATGTGGACGATCGACAAAGGAGCGCCCGCGACGGCCAGGGCGTGACGCGGCGCCGCTCATCGATGCTGAGCGCGAGCCGGCGCGCTACGGCGTGCGCACGCGGGGCGGCTCGATGCGACTTGCGTCCGCGGCGGTTGCACCCGCCCGCACCTCAGTGTGCCGAATCTGGCCGCCGAGCAGGCCGGTATAGCCCATCAGCACGCTCGCAACGGTCGTGGCGACGAGGGCAAGCACGGCGACGCCGCGCGGGATTGCGCTGCGTCGCCACCAGGCGAGCGCGCCGAGCGCAAAAACACCGAGGATGGCGGTGACGACGGTCGCGATCTCGGCCACTTCCTCATGATCGTGGATCAACGCCCGTTGAACGCCGGGGAATCCGCGAATCGCGTCCTCCGCCGGCTCTCCGGTGAAATACGCCGCAGCACCGGCGACCGCCGCTGCGATGAGGACGACGAACGCGGTGCGCCGAAGCACGTCGGGCGCGAAAAAGAAGGACGCCGCGAGCAGCGCGAGCGCGAACAAGGCGCCAAACACAGGCGCATGATTGACCAGCAGATGAAGATGGACACCTGTCATGCGTGCCGTCCGGCGTGGGGATGCGCCCCTGGGCGCGGTAGTCTTCGCATACCTCGCCAATATCGGCGCGCGCAGTGCGCCGTCAGTCGGCGAATCCCTGAGGGCTCGTAGGGCTTCACGTCCCCGGCTCGTTAGGTTGTGTTAACGGCGCCTCATACCAAATGGTGACGTCCGCACCCGGCGTCGTTGCGAGCCACGCGGTGATGATCTCGTCCGCGTGGGCCTGGTCGCGCGCCCTCGGGGAGGCGCTGCGTTAGACGTGGAGCGAGCAGCCCTGCGGTAGCGCCTATCGCCGGGTAAGCGTGACCCGCGCGAATGGTTTGCGGACCCCCGAACTGTCGTTGTCCAGGTGCCACTGCCAGGAATCCCTCGACGCGTCGTACAGGAACGTCGTATGGAAGCTCGTCGCCGCGGAGTCCAGGAAAAGGAAGGAGATGGAATCTCCGCGCACAGTCCCACGGCCCGTGCCTGCCGGAGGGAAGGCCGCCGCGGCGGTGTTGTCCATCCACACACAGGCGTAAGCGCCCGTCGCAGGATCGCGTCCGAAGAGCACCACGGCTTCGTAGACCGGTTTACCATTCGGCGCGCGCTCGCGAGACACCTCGTGCATCTCAACGTACTCGCGGCCGAGCAGCCACTTGAAGTTCACATCATCGACGGTCTGCCGGCGGCCGATGGTACCGCGTAGCACCCAATTCCCCACCAAGCGTGGAAAGAGAGAGTCGGGATGCAGCCCCTGGGCGAACAGCGGGGCCGGCGAGCAAAGTAGTGCGAGAACGACCATCCATCGTTTGCGCATACACTATCCCCCGCGGAGTCGGATCCTGTTGCAGGCCTAACGGCTGGTCGAAACGCGACGTCGCTGCTCGAAGAATTCCTGCAGCATTGTTAGATTGCAGGAAAGAGCACAACGCCGCAAGACACGTCACATGACGCGCATTGCTCACTTCCCAGAACCCGTGTACTCCACCTTCCCGCCCACGATCGTGTACAGCACCTTCGTGCCCAGGATGGAATCCGGCGCCGTCCGCATGATGTCGCGCGACAACACCACGACGTCCGCATCCATCCCCGGCGCCAGCGCGCCCTTCTCGTGCTCCTGGAACGCCACGTACGCGCCGTTCACCGTGTAGGTCTTGAGCGCCTGCTCCCGGCTGAGCTTCTGCTCCGGGAAAAACGCCGAATCGGTGCCCACCACATCGCGCGTGACGCTGCAATGGAACGACGCGATCGGGCTGATCTCCTCCACCGGCACATCCGTTCCGTTAGTCACGACCGCGCCCGTCTTCCACAACGATTGCCACACGTAGGCACCCTCTTTCGCCCGCTGGACGCCGAGCCGAGGGATGACGTACGGCGCGTCCGAGCAGGCATGGATCCCCTGCATCGACGCGACCACGCCCATCCGCCCGAAGCGTGGAATGTCCGCCGGATTGAGGTGCTGGGCGTGCTCAATGCGCCAGCGCAGCGTGTCACTCTTCACATGATGCTCGGCGAACAGCGACTGGTAGAGGTCGAGCGTTTCGCGGTTCGCGCGGTCGCCGATGGCGTGCACCGAAATCTGGAACCCGTGCGCGATGCCGATCTCGGCGATCTGCTTGATGCGCGCCATGGACGTGACGTTGAGCCCGGTGTTGGTCGGATCGTCATCGTAGGGTGCGAGCATCCACGCGCTGCGCGAGCCTAACGCACCGTCCGCGGTGATCTCCCCGATGGCACGCACCGTGAGGTGGCCATTGCCGTAGTCGATCATCCGGTGCGCAACGAGCGAGTCGACGTCATCCGGCCGCACTTCCTCGCCGTCCACCAGAATGTAGAGGCGCAGCGGCATGTCACCCGCGTCGACCATCTTCTTGATGGCATCGATGGTCGCGAACGACTCGCCCATGTCCTGGAAGCTCGTCACCCCATTGGCCAGCGCATTCTGCGTGGCCAGGTGCACCTGCCGGCGGAACTCCGCCTCGGCGTCCTCGGGCGAACGAGCAGACAGATTCTTGTCCAACGCGTCGCGGATGAGCGACTGGGCGCCATCGACGAGAATGCCCGTTGGGCGGCCGCTCGGGTCCTTGATGATCTCGCCGCCCGGCGGGTTGGGCGTCGATGACGTAATGCCGGCGAGGCGGAGCGCGACGTCGTTGGCGATGAGCGCGTGCCCGCTCGCGTGCTCGAGAATCACCGGGTTGTTGGGCGCGGCCTGGTTGATGAGGTCGTTCGTCTCGAAGCCTTTCACGACCCGCCCCGGCGACCGGTTCCATTTCTCCTGATGCCAGCCGTGTCCCCGGATCCAGGCGCCCGGCTTGGCCGTCCGGGCCGCATTGCCGACCATGGTCGCGATGTCCTGCCACGACGGCACGCCCATGAGGTCGAGCTCGGTCAGCGCCATGCCTAACCCGGTGAAGTGGCCGTGCGATTCAATGAAGCCCGGGATGGCGAGATGGCCGCCCAGATCGATGACTTTGGTGTTGGGACCGACATAGCGTTGCACGTCGGCGTCCGATCCGACGGCGGTGATGCGGCCGGCTGTGATCGCCAGCGCTTCGGCGCTCGCATGTGTCGAGTCCATGGTCACGATCATACCGTGGCGGAGGACCATGTCGGCGGGCGGGACGCGGGAGGCGCAGGCGGATGCGAGGAGGGCCAGAGCGAAGGCAGCGATGGCGCGCGTGTGTGGCGTCGGCGGATTCATGACGGAAGTGAAAAAGAGTAGTCAACCAGGACAGCGATAGTGCCTGCAGGTCTGGCCCGCGGGCGCGCCCGAGAACGTTGCACGTCGGTACGTCTCAGCACCAGCGCCGGCGTTTGCCAGGATTGGTCGCTCCGTAGCGTCCCCGGTCGACGTACCGCGAATGCGCGAGGGAATGTTCCCGTGCCGGCGCCGTACCGGCGCCTAACGCGGTGAGCGCGGCTCGGGTCCGGGACGAGCCCCGGCCGACTCATCCAACGTGCGCGCGCCCGCGTTAGGCAGACGTCAGCCGCGTCACTGTTTCGGAGTGTAGCGGAATTCGGTCCGTTCCAGGAAACTGCCTCTGGGCCACACCAATCCCTGTGCCTCGCCGAGCTCCTGCAACAGCTGAGGGTCAGCGCCGCGGCTGAGCGCCCAATGTCGCCACCGCGGGACTGTGAATGCCCACCAGACCCAGGCCAAGGCCGGCGGGCCGATCACGACTGCGACTCCGACCACTATTTGCAGGCCCAACGGGAGTCGTACGAGTTTGCTGGCACGCCGCAGGACACCCTCCGCCAGCGCCCACAGGCCGAGCATGATCAACAACACGGGCAGTGTGACGACGGCGTGGCCTCTGCGTACCGCTACCGCGGCTGCGAGCCGGCCGGTCGATGGCGTCGGTTTCCCCAGGTCGCGATTCATACCAGCCTGTGTCATTGGTCGCGTTGTCGCGCTGCGACGACCATCCCGGACGCAGTCCACTGGCGCGACAGGAATTTCACTGTCCGGGAAATACGAAAGACGAGTACGAGCGCGATGGTTATCGGGTGCCGTACGGTTTCGGCGGGACCGTCTTGAGATACGTCCAGATCGCAGCGATCTCGTCGTTGGTCATATTCCGGTACATGCGGACAGGCATGAAGGGATTCAACCGGCTTCCATCGGGCCTCTTACCTTCGGCTAACGCAGTCCGGAAGTCAGCCTCGGTCTAACGACCGATGCCCTCGGGCGTCATATTGGCTGCCGGCGGCGCGTTGGGATTATCGGCCGGCGGCCCTCCGGCCAACGACGGGCCGTGGCAGTGCCGGCAGGTGGCGATTTTCACGAGGTATTTTCCATATGCGGCGCTCACCGCGGGCGCGGGTTGCGGCCGTTCAGCGGCCAGGTTCATCGACGCCCTCTCGGGATGCAGCTTGCCGGCGACGAGCAACGCTCGGGCCAGCGGCCCAACGGTGGTCGGCTTGAGCGGGTGCGAAGCAGCAGGCGCGCTCTTCACGTAGGCGACGACGGCCGCGAGATCGCTGTCGCTCAGGTAGTAGAACACTGCGGATGGCATGACCAACAGCGACCGGCCGTCAGGCGCGACGCCGTAGCGGATGGCACGCACGAAGTCGGCGTCGCTCAGCTGCGACCCGAGCCCGGCGCGCGTGAGGTTGGGAGCGCTCAACACCGCCATGAACGGCCGGTCGATCAGCACCTTGCCGCCCAGGTCCTCGCCGTGGCACTCCGCACACGGAAGGACAGCGTGCATCAAGTGCGACCCGCGCGCAATGGATGCCGAGTCGTGGCCGACGGCCACGGGCGGCACGTGATCCACGTA is a genomic window of Gemmatimonadaceae bacterium containing:
- a CDS encoding amidohydrolase — translated: MDSTHASAEALAITAGRITAVGSDADVQRYVGPNTKVIDLGGHLAIPGFIESHGHFTGLGMALTELDLMGVPSWQDIATMVGNAARTAKPGAWIRGHGWHQEKWNRSPGRVVKGFETNDLINQAAPNNPVILEHASGHALIANDVALRLAGITSSTPNPPGGEIIKDPSGRPTGILVDGAQSLIRDALDKNLSARSPEDAEAEFRRQVHLATQNALANGVTSFQDMGESFATIDAIKKMVDAGDMPLRLYILVDGEEVRPDDVDSLVAHRMIDYGNGHLTVRAIGEITADGALGSRSAWMLAPYDDDPTNTGLNVTSMARIKQIAEIGIAHGFQISVHAIGDRANRETLDLYQSLFAEHHVKSDTLRWRIEHAQHLNPADIPRFGRMGVVASMQGIHACSDAPYVIPRLGVQRAKEGAYVWQSLWKTGAVVTNGTDVPVEEISPIASFHCSVTRDVVGTDSAFFPEQKLSREQALKTYTVNGAYVAFQEHEKGALAPGMDADVVVLSRDIMRTAPDSILGTKVLYTIVGGKVEYTGSGK
- a CDS encoding c-type cytochrome, whose amino-acid sequence is MRALKWSGIAAATIIGLIALGVAGVYAVSSAQLGKRYVDHVPPVAVGHDSASIARGSHLMHAVLPCAECHGEDLGGKVLIDRPFMAVLSAPNLTRAGLGSQLSDADFVRAIRYGVAPDGRSLLVMPSAVFYYLSDSDLAAVVAYVKSAPAASHPLKPTTVGPLARALLVAGKLHPERASMNLAAERPQPAPAVSAAYGKYLVKIATCRHCHGPSLAGGPPADNPNAPPAANMTPEGIGR